One Leisingera sp. M658 genomic window carries:
- a CDS encoding HAD family hydrolase — MPVDALLFDKDGTLFDFAATWDGWAADLLETLSKGDQGAKQAMAKAISYDLEREAFNPDSLVIACSNDEVAEALAPYVAHMDLAELTDFLAESAAGAELTPAVPLAAFLDSLLARGKVLGVMTNDAESSAKSQLQRAGVLDRFAFVAGCDSGHGAKPAPDPLLAFCKAAGVSPGRTAMVGDSRHDLEAGAAAGMQRIGVLTGMALHDELAPHADIVLPDIGHIPAWMDR; from the coding sequence ATGCCTGTTGATGCTCTTCTGTTTGATAAAGACGGGACCTTGTTTGACTTTGCAGCGACTTGGGACGGCTGGGCTGCAGACCTGCTGGAAACCCTGTCCAAGGGCGATCAGGGGGCCAAACAGGCAATGGCCAAGGCGATCAGTTACGACCTGGAGCGTGAGGCATTCAATCCGGACAGCCTGGTGATTGCCTGTTCCAACGATGAAGTGGCAGAAGCCCTTGCGCCTTATGTTGCGCATATGGATCTGGCGGAGCTGACGGATTTCCTGGCGGAAAGTGCTGCCGGGGCAGAGCTGACGCCGGCAGTGCCGCTGGCGGCCTTTCTCGACAGCCTGCTGGCGCGCGGCAAAGTGCTGGGGGTGATGACCAACGATGCCGAGAGCTCTGCCAAGAGCCAGCTGCAGCGGGCAGGCGTGCTGGACCGCTTTGCCTTTGTCGCGGGATGCGACAGCGGCCATGGGGCCAAGCCGGCGCCGGATCCGCTTTTGGCCTTTTGCAAGGCTGCGGGCGTCTCTCCCGGCCGGACGGCCATGGTCGGCGACAGCCGCCATGATCTGGAAGCAGGCGCGGCGGCGGGAATGCAGCGGATCGGCGTCCTGACCGGCATGGCTCTGCACGATGAGCTGGCGCCGCACGCAGATATTGTGCTGCCCGATATCGGCCATATCCCGGCCTGGATGGACCGCTGA
- a CDS encoding DUF3572 domain-containing protein, with amino-acid sequence MRNSADGAETLALKALAWLAGNDELLPVFLGATGASEADLRAQASEPAFLGSVLDFLTMDDNWVMQFCDSEGLAYEAPMQARMSLPGGEQVNWT; translated from the coding sequence ATGCGGAATTCCGCCGATGGAGCAGAGACGCTGGCGCTGAAAGCTTTGGCCTGGCTGGCCGGGAATGATGAGCTTTTACCGGTGTTTCTGGGAGCAACCGGCGCCAGCGAGGCGGATCTGCGCGCACAGGCGTCCGAGCCGGCGTTTCTGGGATCGGTGCTCGATTTCTTAACGATGGACGACAATTGGGTGATGCAGTTCTGCGATTCCGAGGGCCTGGCCTATGAGGCGCCGATGCAGGCGCGGATGTCGCTTCCAGGCGGTGAGCAGGTTAACTGGACTTGA
- a CDS encoding diguanylate cyclase, which produces MQGTILVIDGVSTNRIMLKVQLAAAYYDVVQAGSVAEVLQAARRHRPDLVLCAMSLPDGSAADVKRELAGDETLGDLPVIAVTDWEGSKARLQALAAGIDDVLQQPVDDVILQARIRSLLRARSSTEELNLQRDASHGFILPLSDRTCAEDLRNASVALVAQDPRNAMAWRDRLATRLPYDLRTHSISDIQGLMQAPVADAIIIELTEASAGPGLRLLADLRARAATRKSVVIAVPNPADPHIAAEALDRGAHDVLQSGFDAEELQLRLTAQLQQKARKDRLRDSVRNGLRAAVLDPMTGLYNRRYAKPFLDRVAHSATANGEKFAVMLADLDHFKRINDHYGHPAGDAVLIEAARRMQAVLRPADLLARVGGEEFMAVLPGATEAEAGLAAIALCNAINSTPFQVPGANEPVRITISIGAVMGGGGNEDSTAALVEKADQALYNAKDAGRNQVTLSPECIQAA; this is translated from the coding sequence GTGCAAGGCACCATCCTGGTCATCGACGGCGTCTCCACCAACCGCATCATGCTGAAGGTACAGCTGGCGGCGGCCTATTACGATGTGGTCCAGGCCGGCAGCGTGGCTGAAGTGCTGCAGGCCGCCCGCCGCCACCGCCCCGACCTGGTGCTTTGCGCGATGTCGCTGCCTGATGGCTCCGCTGCGGATGTGAAACGCGAATTGGCCGGGGATGAAACACTGGGCGATCTGCCGGTGATCGCGGTCACCGACTGGGAGGGGTCCAAAGCCCGGCTGCAGGCATTGGCCGCCGGCATCGACGATGTGCTGCAGCAGCCGGTGGACGACGTGATCCTGCAGGCCCGCATCCGCAGCCTGCTGCGCGCCCGCAGCAGCACCGAGGAGCTGAACCTGCAGCGCGATGCCTCGCATGGTTTCATCCTGCCGCTCAGCGACCGCACCTGCGCCGAAGATCTGCGCAATGCCTCCGTTGCCCTGGTGGCGCAGGATCCCCGCAACGCAATGGCCTGGCGCGACCGGCTCGCCACCCGCCTGCCCTATGACCTGCGCACCCATTCCATCAGCGACATCCAAGGGTTGATGCAGGCCCCGGTGGCCGATGCCATCATCATCGAACTGACAGAGGCCTCGGCCGGCCCCGGCCTGCGCCTGCTGGCTGACTTGCGCGCCCGCGCCGCCACCCGCAAATCGGTGGTGATTGCCGTGCCCAACCCGGCGGATCCGCATATCGCCGCCGAGGCCCTGGACCGCGGCGCCCATGACGTGCTGCAATCCGGCTTTGATGCCGAGGAGCTGCAGCTGCGCCTTACTGCCCAATTGCAGCAAAAGGCCCGCAAGGACCGGCTGCGCGACAGCGTCCGCAACGGGTTGCGGGCAGCCGTGCTGGACCCGATGACAGGCCTTTACAACCGCCGCTACGCCAAACCTTTCCTGGACCGGGTGGCCCATTCCGCCACTGCAAACGGCGAGAAGTTTGCCGTCATGCTGGCCGACCTCGATCACTTCAAGCGGATCAACGACCATTACGGCCACCCGGCCGGGGATGCCGTGCTGATCGAGGCCGCCCGCCGTATGCAGGCGGTGCTGCGCCCGGCAGACCTGCTGGCCCGCGTCGGTGGCGAGGAGTTCATGGCGGTGCTGCCCGGCGCCACCGAGGCCGAGGCAGGCCTAGCCGCCATTGCCCTGTGCAATGCCATCAACAGCACCCCGTTCCAGGTGCCCGGCGCCAATGAGCCGGTCAGGATCACCATCAGCATCGGCGCCGTCATGGGCGGCGGCGGCAATGAAGACAGCACCGCCGCACTGGTCGAGAAAGCCGATCAGGCGCTCTACAACGCCAAGGATGCGGGCCGCAATCAGGTGACCTTGTCGCCGGAGTGCATCCAGGCCGCTTAA
- a CDS encoding periplasmic heavy metal sensor, which produces MSTALNTGGQPGMKLWLKLLLAASLALNLAVIGIAAGAAWRYSGKDRHWQRPPTVGAMIFRELDRDTRKALRQEAGGGHGSYFKRRDAEGAAVIDALRSADFDAAALLAVLQTQSEARHVFHTKVQQAWVRKLEAMTAQERAAFADRMEERMQRRGGRRHERRSGRD; this is translated from the coding sequence ATGAGCACTGCATTGAACACCGGGGGCCAACCCGGAATGAAGCTGTGGCTGAAACTGCTGCTGGCGGCGTCGCTGGCGCTGAACCTGGCAGTGATCGGCATCGCGGCGGGGGCGGCCTGGCGGTACAGCGGCAAGGACCGGCACTGGCAACGGCCGCCAACGGTCGGGGCGATGATCTTTCGCGAACTGGACCGCGACACCCGCAAGGCCTTGCGGCAGGAAGCGGGCGGGGGGCACGGCAGTTACTTCAAGCGCCGCGATGCCGAAGGCGCGGCTGTGATCGACGCGCTGCGCAGCGCGGATTTTGATGCTGCCGCATTGCTGGCGGTGCTGCAGACCCAGTCAGAGGCGCGCCACGTGTTCCATACCAAGGTGCAACAGGCCTGGGTGCGCAAGCTTGAAGCGATGACCGCGCAGGAGCGGGCTGCTTTTGCCGATCGCATGGAAGAGCGGATGCAGCGGCGCGGCGGGCGGCGGCATGAGCGGCGCAGCGGGCGGGATTAA
- a CDS encoding RNA polymerase sigma factor: protein MSATAEEVSDDALLVLFANGDGRAAAELTARLAPRVFGVAMRVMGIRAEAEDVTQEAMLRLWKMAPEWRPGEAQVSTWLYRVAMNLCIDRKRRARGGYVDLDAVPEPPDPARSAAEALQEGARQDALQTALMQLPERQRQAVVLRHLEELSNPEIAGIMDISVEAVESLTARGKRALAAALAGRREELGYNDG from the coding sequence ATGAGCGCCACGGCAGAGGAGGTCTCTGACGATGCGCTTTTGGTGCTGTTCGCCAATGGCGACGGGCGGGCCGCGGCAGAGCTGACGGCACGGCTGGCGCCGCGGGTCTTTGGCGTGGCGATGCGGGTGATGGGGATCCGCGCCGAGGCCGAGGACGTGACCCAGGAGGCGATGCTGCGCCTATGGAAGATGGCGCCGGAGTGGCGGCCGGGAGAGGCGCAGGTCTCCACCTGGCTGTACCGGGTGGCGATGAACCTGTGCATTGACCGCAAACGGCGCGCCCGTGGCGGCTATGTGGATCTGGATGCGGTGCCCGAGCCGCCGGACCCGGCGCGCTCGGCTGCCGAAGCGCTGCAGGAGGGGGCGCGGCAGGATGCGCTGCAGACGGCGCTGATGCAATTGCCCGAGCGGCAGCGTCAGGCAGTGGTGCTGCGGCATCTGGAGGAACTGTCCAACCCGGAGATCGCCGGCATCATGGACATCAGCGTCGAGGCGGTCGAAAGTCTGACCGCCCGGGGCAAACGGGCGCTGGCCGCGGCTTTGGCCGGGCGGCGCGAAGAATTGGGGTATAATGATGGCTGA
- a CDS encoding EF-hand domain-containing protein translates to MKHVNFIAVIVAAAGVAAGGAALAKGYGHHGPKMSFEEIDTDGNGEVTKAEIQAMKEARFSKADADGDGKLTLEEMQARAQERASERAARMLERFDTDGDGALSKDELPGPRRAGRMFDRMDADGSGGISKQEFDEARMRHGGKHRHGQGNGDETEQN, encoded by the coding sequence ATGAAACACGTCAACTTCATCGCCGTGATTGTTGCCGCTGCAGGTGTGGCCGCGGGCGGCGCGGCCCTGGCCAAGGGCTATGGCCACCACGGGCCGAAGATGTCCTTTGAGGAAATCGACACGGACGGCAATGGCGAGGTCACCAAGGCGGAAATCCAGGCCATGAAAGAAGCCCGTTTCAGCAAGGCGGATGCTGACGGCGACGGTAAACTGACGCTTGAGGAAATGCAGGCGCGGGCGCAGGAGCGGGCCAGTGAACGCGCCGCCCGGATGCTGGAACGCTTTGACACGGACGGCGATGGCGCGTTGAGTAAAGACGAATTGCCAGGGCCGCGCCGGGCGGGCAGGATGTTTGACCGGATGGATGCGGACGGCAGCGGCGGGATCTCGAAGCAGGAATTCGACGAGGCCCGGATGCGCCACGGCGGCAAGCACCGTCATGGCCAGGGGAACGGGGACGAAACGGAGCAGAACTGA